The Strix uralensis isolate ZFMK-TIS-50842 chromosome 16, bStrUra1, whole genome shotgun sequence genome has a window encoding:
- the LOC141950719 gene encoding cytochrome P450 2K4-like gives MEVNKTSESFSLCKATAPEGVFRQQQKGYKGTPRCSYPHFDLDMAIQSLLQYMGCSSLLYLAAGLVALLYFLTSLKKSVCSLPPGPRPLPLIGNLNVVDLKKPFQSLTELSKIYGNVFTVHFGPRKAVVLAGYETIKDALLNHAEEFGERAEIPIFRKMTQGNGIAFSHGELWKTMRRFTLSTLRDFGMGRRTIEIRILEEVNSLIRYFESYHGKPFDTKMILNNAVSNVICSILFGERFEYDDPVFLTLLKLINENTKLLGSPMVLLYNFYPSLGFLSGASKTVLQNVRELNAFLQKLFQEHKEEFNENNLTGFVDAFLMKQQQESKKTHTMFNNGNLLFSTLDLFAAGTETTSTTVRWGLLLMMKYPEIQRKIQEEMNHVIEPGELPKLEDRKKMPYTDAVIHEIQRFANIVPMGVSRSTPTDVNFQGYVIPKGTEIIPLLTSALNDELHWKTPDQFNPSHFLDANGNFIRREAFIPFSIGRRACVGEGLAKMELFLFFAGLLRKFVFQPPPGVDKSDLDLTADVGFTLNPMPHLVCAVPYE, from the exons ATGGAAGTAAACAAGACGTCAGAGTCCTTTTCTCTGTGTAAAGCCACTGCCCCAGAAGGTGTGTTCAGGCAACAACAGAAGGGCTATAAAGGGACCCCAAGATGCTCATACCCACACTTTGATCTAGACATGGCCATACAGAGTTTGCTGCAGTACATGGGCTGTAGCTCGCTGCTCTActtggcagcagggctggtcGCTCTCCTTTACTTTCTTACCAGCTTGAAGAAGTCGGTTTGCAGTTTGCCTCCTGGGCCACGACCTCTTCCTCTGATTGGAAACTTGAACGTGGTGGACCTGAAAAAGCCGTTCCAGTCACTGACAGAG CTCTCCAAGATATACGGCAATGTCTTCACTGTGCATTTTGGACCCAGGAAAGCTGTGGTACTGGCTGGGTACGAAACCATCAAGGATGCCCTTTTAAATCATGCTGAAGAATTTGGAGAGAGGGCAGAAATACCTATATTTAGGAAAATGACACAAGGAAATG GCATAGCATTCAGCCATGGAGAGCTATGGAAAACTATGAGAAGATTCACCTTGTCCACACTGCGAGATTTTGGAATGGGAAGGAGAACCATTGAGATCCGAATCCTGGAGGAAGTAAATTCCCTTATCAGATATTTTGAATCCTATCATG GGAAACCATTTGATACGAAGATGATACTCAACAATGCTGTATCCAATGTCATCTGCTCTATATTGTTTGGAGAGAGGTTTGAATATGATGATCCTGTATTTCTAACTTTGCTGAAGCTGATAAATGAAAATACTAAGCTGTTGGGCTCCCCTATGGTGCTG TTATATAATTTCTACCCATCCCTTGGATTTCTCTCTGGAGCTTCCAAGACGGTGCTACAAAATGTCCGTGAACTGAACGCTTTTCTCCAGAAGCTCTTCCAGGAACACAAAGAAGAGTTTAATGAAAATAACTTAACAGGCTTTGTTGATGCCTTTCTGATGAAGCAACAACAG GAGTCAAAGAAAACCCACACTATGTTCAACAATGGAAACCTATTGTTTTCAACCCTGGACCTCTTTGCCGCTGGGACTGAGACTACTTCTACCACTGTGCGCTGGGGTCTTCTTCTGATGATGAAATACCCAGAAATTCAGA GAAAGATTCAGGAAGAAATGAACCACGTCATTGAACCAGGAGAGCTGCCTAAGTTGGAGGACCGGAAAAAAATGCCTTATACAGATGCAGTGATACATGAAATACAAAGGTTTGCCAATATTGTCCCAATGGGCGTATCACGATCAACTCCTACCGATGTGAATTTCCAAGGCTATGTGATTCCTAAG GGTACAGAGATTATTCCGCTGCTGACCTCCGCTCTGAATGATGAGTTACATTGGAAAACCCCGGATCAGTTCAACCCTTCCCACTTCCTGGATGCCAATGGGAACTTCATTAGGAGAGAGGCATTTATTCCATTCTCCATAG GACGAAGGGCTTGCGTTGGAGAAGGACTTGCCAAAATGGAGCTGTTCCTCTTCTTTGCAGGCTTGCTCCGCAAATTTGTTTTCCAACCCCCTCCAGGAGTGGATAAGTCAGACCTAGATCTCACTGCTGATGTCGGCTTTACCTTGAACCCCATGCCTCACCTGGTTTGTGCTGTGCCCTATGAATGA
- the COX19 gene encoding cytochrome c oxidase assembly protein COX19, protein MSTAMNFSSKSFKPRPPDKGAFPLDHFGECSAFKERFMECLRDSGYESGACRQRAMAYLECRMERQLMANEPLEKLGFKDLIDEKSEAKPEKL, encoded by the exons ATGTCCACCGCCATGAACTTCAGCAGCAAAAGCTTCAAACCGCGGCCGCCGGACAAGGGTGCCTTTCCGCTGGATCACTTCG GGGAGTGCAGCGCCTTCAAGGAGCGGTTCATGGAGTGCCTCCGGGACAGCGGCTACGAGAGTGGTGCCTGCCGGCAGCGCGCCATGGCCTACCTGGAGTGCCGCATGGAGAG GCAACTTATGGCTAACGAACCACTGGAAAAATTGGGATTTAAAGACCTGATAGAtgagaaatcagaagcaaaaccTGAAAAGTTATAA